The proteins below are encoded in one region of Oncorhynchus tshawytscha isolate Ot180627B linkage group LG04, Otsh_v2.0, whole genome shotgun sequence:
- the lmo1 gene encoding rhombotin-1 isoform X1 → MVLDKEESVPMLSVQPKGKQKGCAGCNRKIKDRYLLKALDKYWHEDCLKCACCDCRLGEVGSTLYTKANLILCRRDYLRLFGTTGNCAACSKLIPAFEMVMRARDNVYHLDCFACQLCNQRFCVGDKFFLKNNMILCQMDYEEGQLNGSFETQVQ, encoded by the exons ATGGTGTTGGACAAGGAAGAGA GTGTGCCGATGCTCTCCGTCCAGCCCAAAGGGAAACAGAAGGGGTGCGCTGGCTGCAATCGCAAGATTAAAGACCGCTACCTGCTCAAGGCCCTGGACAAATACTGGCACGAGGACTGTCTGAAATGTGCCTGCTGCGACTGTCGCCTGGGGGAGGTGGGCTCCACCCTCTACACGAAAGCCAACCTCATCCTCTGTCGCAGGGACTACCTGAG gctCTTTGGTACAACAGGGAACTGCGCTGCCTGCAGTAAACTGATCCCAGCCTTTGAAATGGTGATGAGAGCCAGAGATAATGTTTACCATTTGGACTGTTTTGCCTGTCAGCTTTGCAACCAGAG GTTTTGTGTGGGGGACAAGTTTTTCCTGAAGAACAACATGATTCTGTGTCAGATGGACTATGAGGAGGGCCAGCTGAACGGCAGCTTTGAGACGCAGGTTCAATAG
- the lmo1 gene encoding rhombotin-1 isoform X2 → MLSVQPKGKQKGCAGCNRKIKDRYLLKALDKYWHEDCLKCACCDCRLGEVGSTLYTKANLILCRRDYLRLFGTTGNCAACSKLIPAFEMVMRARDNVYHLDCFACQLCNQRFCVGDKFFLKNNMILCQMDYEEGQLNGSFETQVQ, encoded by the exons ATGCTCTCCGTCCAGCCCAAAGGGAAACAGAAGGGGTGCGCTGGCTGCAATCGCAAGATTAAAGACCGCTACCTGCTCAAGGCCCTGGACAAATACTGGCACGAGGACTGTCTGAAATGTGCCTGCTGCGACTGTCGCCTGGGGGAGGTGGGCTCCACCCTCTACACGAAAGCCAACCTCATCCTCTGTCGCAGGGACTACCTGAG gctCTTTGGTACAACAGGGAACTGCGCTGCCTGCAGTAAACTGATCCCAGCCTTTGAAATGGTGATGAGAGCCAGAGATAATGTTTACCATTTGGACTGTTTTGCCTGTCAGCTTTGCAACCAGAG GTTTTGTGTGGGGGACAAGTTTTTCCTGAAGAACAACATGATTCTGTGTCAGATGGACTATGAGGAGGGCCAGCTGAACGGCAGCTTTGAGACGCAGGTTCAATAG
- the lmo1 gene encoding rhombotin-1 isoform X3 produces MVLDKEESVPMLSVQPKGKQKGCAGCNRKIKDRYLLKALDKYWHEDCLKCACCDCRLGEVGSTLYTKANLILCRRDYLRTQDLATSPKKVDKPVVLLIARTPSLTSFYRLTDEYFRGNRLSVIYLSK; encoded by the exons ATGGTGTTGGACAAGGAAGAGA GTGTGCCGATGCTCTCCGTCCAGCCCAAAGGGAAACAGAAGGGGTGCGCTGGCTGCAATCGCAAGATTAAAGACCGCTACCTGCTCAAGGCCCTGGACAAATACTGGCACGAGGACTGTCTGAAATGTGCCTGCTGCGACTGTCGCCTGGGGGAGGTGGGCTCCACCCTCTACACGAAAGCCAACCTCATCCTCTGTCGCAGGGACTACCTGAG GACTCAGGATCTGGCGACCTCTCCAAAGAAGGTTGACAAGCCAGTCGTGCTTTTGATCGCCCGAACCCCAAGCCTGACATCGTTTTATCGTCTAACTGACGAATATTTTAGGGGGAACAGACTATCAGTCATCTACTTATCGAAGTAG